CCGACACATACTGAATGCCTGTGGCAGAGTTACGGCCTAACGCTTCGAGAACTGGAAGCGTTTGCGCGCCTTCGGCTGGCCGTACTTCTTGCGCTCGACCATGCGTGGGTCACGCGTAAGGAGGCCAGCGTCCCGCAGCGGCTTGCGCAACTCCTCGTTGTATTGCAGAAGGGCGCGTGCGATGCCGAGCTGGATGGCCTCTGCCTGGCCAGTGAGTCCACCGCCTTTGGCGTTGACGACGATATCAAACTGGTCCCCGGTCTCTGTCACTCTGAGTGGAGCGAGGGCCCGGTTTCTGCTCGTCAGGAGGG
This DNA window, taken from Rhodothermales bacterium, encodes the following:
- the rpsI gene encoding 30S ribosomal protein S9, translated to MAAPVQYNAVGRRKTSVARVYVRPGKGKVVVNKKEIETYFPLLTSRNRALAPLRVTETGDQFDIVVNAKGGGLTGQAEAIQLGIARALLQYNEELRKPLRDAGLLTRDPRMVERKKYGQPKARKRFQFSKR